In Candidatus Schekmanbacteria bacterium, a single genomic region encodes these proteins:
- a CDS encoding orotate phosphoribosyltransferase: MREELLEIIRKESLQFGEFILASGKKSNYYIDIRKTSLHPKGLKLISHLIYSMIKDLEIDSIGGPTIGADPIVAGVTMLSADTKKPIGGFLIRKDKKLHGTGKKIEGCFYKGIKVVIVEDVVTSGGSTLNAIRSVEEEGGKVEIVIAVVDRMQGGKENIEREGYRFFSLFTSDEILGNSLSTK; this comes from the coding sequence ATGAGAGAGGAACTACTTGAGATTATACGAAAGGAATCCCTACAGTTTGGGGAATTTATTTTAGCATCAGGTAAAAAAAGCAATTATTATATCGATATAAGAAAAACCTCACTACATCCCAAGGGATTAAAGCTGATATCCCATCTTATTTATTCTATGATAAAAGATTTGGAGATAGACTCCATAGGGGGACCTACGATTGGCGCTGACCCTATAGTAGCAGGCGTTACAATGTTAAGTGCCGACACAAAAAAGCCTATAGGAGGCTTTTTGATAAGAAAAGATAAGAAATTGCATGGAACAGGGAAAAAAATAGAAGGATGTTTTTATAAGGGAATAAAAGTGGTAATCGTGGAAGATGTAGTTACTTCCGGAGGCTCCACTCTCAATGCCATACGGTCTGTTGAGGAAGAAGGCGGAAAAGTGGAAATAGTGATTGCTGTTGTTGACAGAATGCAGGGCGGAAAAGAAAATATTGAAAGAGAAGGATATAGATTTTTCTCTCTTTTTA